A segment of the Roseimicrobium gellanilyticum genome:
ACTTTGGCAGTCGCCCACTCTTCCTTCCCTGTGTCGGTGCCCTGCCAACCTTCTCCCGTTTCCACGGTGGTCTTCTTGCCATCGGCAGTCTCGATCTCCAGCTTCGCAATGAGCGCTGCTGTGCCGCCCTGATTGCGCGCATCGAAGCGCAGTTCATTCTCCCCAGCCTTCAGCGCAGCCTTCACATCCGCCTTGGTCGCTTCCATCCAGTCCGGATTGGTGAAGACCTTCTTGCCATTGAGGATCGCGTCCGCGCCATTGTCACACGAGACACTCAGCGTGGCAGACTTCACTTCACCATCAATGGTAAAGGTCTTCTTGAAGGTCGCCTTCTGTCCGTCCGAGGCCTTCTTGGCGGTCCAGATCCACTGGGGAGCAGCCGAAAGGGAAAGAGGCAGCGGCAGGAGCAACGCGCCGGCGAGGAGTGATTTGAACTTCATCATACGGGTGGGAGCAAAAGGGCGAGAAAAAACGGAGGGGCGGCGGGCAATGTTGCAATGACGGCCCTGCCTCAAGCAAGAGTTCTTGATTCAAAAAAGGCCTGCGACGCAGCGCGCCGCAGGCCCTCGAAAGTTGAAGTAGCGTGAATTAAATCAGGCCAAGTTCCTTCACCGCATCACGCTCTTCCTTGAGCTCCTGGATGGTGGCGTTGATCTTGCCCTGGCTGAATTCATTCACCGGCACACCCTGCACGATTTCCCACTTGGAGCCGTTGCTGCGGATGGGGAAGCTGGTGATGATGTCCTTCTCCACGCCGTAGCTGCCGTCGGAGCACACGGCCACGCTGGTCCAGTCGCCTGCCGGCGTCGGGGTGGTCAGGGAGCGCACGGTGTCCACCACGGCATTCGCGGCGGAGGCGGCGGAGGAGGAGCCACGGGCCTTGATGATGGCTGCGCCGCGCTGCTGCACGGTGCTGATGAACTCACCCTGCAGCCACGCTTCGTCCTTGATGACATCCGTTGCTGCCTTGCCGCCAATCTTGGCGTTGTAGAAGTCAGGATACTGCGTGGCGGAGTGGTTGCCCCAGATGGCCACATTGCTCACTTCGCTCACATGCACGCCCGCCTTGGCGGCGAGCTGCGACTTGGCGCGGTTTTCATCAAGGCGCGTCATGGCGAACCAGCGGTCTGCCGGCACGTCCTTGGCGTTGTTCATCGCGATGAGACAGTTCGTGTTGCAGGGGTTGCCCACCACGAGCACACGCACGTCGGACGCGGCGTTCTTGGCAATCGCCTGGCCCTGGCCGGTGAAGATCTTGCCGTTGATGTTCAGCAAGTCCTTGCGCTCCATCCCGGCCTTGCGGGGCACGGAGCCGACCAGCAGCGCCCAGTTCACGCCCTTGAAGCCTTCGTTGATGTCGCTGGTGGGAGTGATGCTGTGCACCAGGGGGAAAGCGCAGTCGTCGATTTCCATCACCACGCCGCCGAGAGCCGCCATGCCGGGCTCAATTTCAATGAGTCGCAGCGCCACGGGCTGGTCCGGGCCGAACATGGAGCCAGAGGCAATGCGGAAAAGAAGAGAGTAGCCAATCTGGCCAGCGGCTCCAGTGACAGCGACAGTGATGGGTGACTTCATGAGAGGGAGTAAATGAGGTAGTGGGGACCGTCATCAAAGCCGGGACCGGCAGGAACGCAAGGAGCGACTGGAGAATGGTGGTGTCAGGGGTGGAAAGCCTGATTTTTCCGCCGCAAAAAGACGCAAAAAGTCACAAAAATGGGCTGCTAGGTCTGGCAGAATCTACAGGCGTGGCTGACTCAATAGTCCGGAGTCATTTCTGAAGCGTGCTGGCTGTAGGCGTACTTCCGAATCTGAAACTTCGGAGCTCCGAAGTTCATGAGGAGGCCGTGCTCCATACGGGTGGATTTCAGGTAGCCAAGGACCTGAGCGACGTGGACCTGAAGCAACGTTTTAACCGCCTTCAGTTCCACTAACACTACACCCTCCACGACCAGGTCCGCATAGTAGTCTCCCAAGACCGTACCATCTTGATCCAAAACCGGGATGGGTTGCTGCTGCTGGACATCCAACCCCAGTTTCCGCAGGCGATGCGCCAATCCGTTCTCGTAGACTTTCTCAAGATGCCCACTCCCATGGTACACATGAATCGCAAACGCGGTCGAGCGTACCACATCGCACAGTTCCCGGACGGTCATCATGCAGCGAGGCTTAATCCCCACACTGCCGACCGGCAATCACAATACCCATCGAATTTTTTGCGTCTTTTTGCGGCGAAAAAATCAGTACTACTCTCCCCTGATCACCCTCGCCCACGCCTCTGCTTTTTCGGCGAAGCTCAACTCGGGTTTGTCATAGAGCACCCCTCGCGAGACATTGATGAGCAAGGGCGCTTTGCGTTCGCTGCCCTTCAGCGCTGCGACATCTCCACCCTGCGCACCGAGGCCGGGGATGAGGAGAGGAACATCCGGGATGAGCGGCAGGATGTGGACCGCATTGGTGAGGCCCACCACGAGTCCGCCTTGCGTGGACAAGCCCGCCATCTCAGTCACATGCTGGAAGATGTGGCGACCGTGTTCGTCCTTGAGGAGTTCGATGTCCTTCGCTCCCACATTAGAAGTCACGGCGAGCAGGTAGAAACCCTTCTCCTGATAGGCAAGGAACGGCTCCAGAGTGTCGCGCCCCATGAAGGGATTCAGCGTGACCGCATCAGCCTTCAACACATCGAAGCAGGCCTTTGCGTAGTAGCGCTGCGTTTCGCCGATGTCACCGCGCTTCACATCCAGCACGACCGGGATGTCACTGGGGATGGCTTCGATGATCTCTTCCAGAAGCTTCATGCCCTCCCACCCCATGGCCTCGAAGTAGGCCGCGTTCGGCTTGAAGGCCGCGGCGAAAGGCGCAGTCTGCTCGATGACATCCAGGAGGAACTTCCGCGTCGTGTCATCCGCCTTGTCCGCGCGGACGTCGAGCCCCACGCAGAGATTGCTGTTGGACTTGGTGATGCGGGCCTGGAGCTTTTCGAGGTAGGTCATGGGCAGATTCATGCATGCCCGCCATGAGGCCCGAGGTCAAGCGGTCAGGACCCACCACCATGCAGTTCTTTCAGCAGGCTCAGGGCCGTCTCCACCAGCTTCTCCCCAGAGCCGACTTCACAGCGAGCGCTCACGACTTCGTAGTTTCCTTGCGGATAGGCTTCACGGTTCGGGATGTAGCCGATGCTGCCATTCGCCAGCTCCGCGATGAAGGTGTGCTTGTAGGGAGACGCCGCCTTGATGGCCAGCCCCAACTCGACAAAAATCTCCCCGGGCAAAGACACGATGGCGAGCTCATCGCTGAACGTGATCACCTGCACCTCCGCTTCGAGAGGCTTGTCCTTCAGGTTCACGGTATCCAGCGTACAAAAAGCCTCCGCCATGGGTACAGTGCCGAGCTTTTCCGTGGCCATCCTCGCGACCACATCCCTTGCCTTCGCAATCTGCTCCTCCGTAAAAGAACGTCGCGGAAGAACGACCCTCACAGACTTGGAGCGTGGCGCACGTAGCGTCAGTGCTTTCAAGTCAGGCCAGGACTTCTCTGCCACATCCGCGAGCACACTTCCAAGACGGTTCGCCTCAGCCACGCCGGACTGCCTTGGCGTGTCCGTCATGTAGTTGTTGTGATTGATATTCCCACAGCATCCATTGGCGAAGATGGTGATCATCTCCTTCCCCCTCCGCTCACTGAGAATGCGGCAGAGCGCACCGGGATAGTCCGCGGAAATGCGCGTGCCACCTCCGATCGAAGTCGGATGCATGGCAAAATTCACATACGCGGCCAGGGGAGCAGGGCGTGATTCCTTGGCCTCGAAGACAAGCAAACCCAGATCCGGGTCGATGGGACCGGCAGGCTTCAGCACCCGGGGATCCAGCTTCCCCGGCTGCCAAATCAGACTGCCATCCTTCCCGATAGCACGGCGGTTGAAGCTGATGCCCTCAGCTTTTCCCACCGTCGCCGAGGCCTTGGCGGCAGCCAGTTTTGTCTTGGCCTCGCCCACCGACTGGGACACAAGGGCCGGCAGGCCGCCGTTGTACTCTTGTCCCGGAGGGGTGTTCACCTTGGTGAGGTCATCCATCATGGAGCCACGGATGAGCTGGGGCCCTGTATGGGTGTGCGTGGCGGAAATCATCACACGCTCACTGGGTATCCCGTGCTGCTCCGCGATCAGTTTTCGCGAAGAATCGACCATCGCCCGCGTGGTGCTGATCAAGTCCAGCACCACGAATGCCGCCAACTCTCCATCCTGCTCGACCACCACCGCCCTGGAATAGATGGGATCCAGTGCTCCCTTGGCAGCACGGAACTGATAATATCCTGCCAGGGGCGCGCCTTCCTTCGGTGTGATGTCGACCTGTGCTGCGCCGACGCGGAATTCACCGGCCTGTGCTTCTGACGAAAATGCCGCCCATGACACCGATGCCGCAGCGAGAAGTGGAAGAAAGGTGCGTCGAACAATCATGACTGGAGATGGAAGCAAATGCCTTCCATCCAGAACGGCTCACAGAGGCTCGCTCACATCACTCATTTGTGCCTGCTTCCACCTCAAAAGTGCCGCCACCACCAGCGGTGCAGCACAAAGAATCATCCATGGAATGAACGGGGAGTGCTCCAACCAGAAATCGGACGCCGTTGCAGGTCCTTTCTCCTCATTGCCCACCATGATTTCGACGAAAGGCAAACACGAAGCCCACACCACGGTGGCGAACAGTCCCACGATGGCATGAAATGCCGCCTGAAATGCCGTCGCTCGATAGGCCCATGCAAGCCAGGCATAGCCCAGGGTCACTCCCAGAGTTCCCAACAAGGTGATGCCCAGATCCTCCACATCGTGCGGCACCGACTCAAGCATCCACGTCGTAATCGGAGGCAACTTCCTCCGATCTCCAATCAGCTCCTCAACGTGGCAGTCGAACGCCTCACAGACAATCGACGCGCCAAACACCATGGTGCCCGCGCCGAGAGCACAGATCACCGTGGCGATGAAACGGCGGAGGTTCTCAGGGAACATGATTGGGAACGGAGGCCGGTAATTTCTGCGCATCGGCGCGCAAAAAAGCAGTCTACCAGTTCTCCACTCCGCCGACTACCTCGAAAGCAGCACTTCATTCCCCAGCACCACGGTATCCACGCGGCCCTGAAGCGTCTTGTTGATGAAGGGGGTGTTGATGCTCTTCGACTTCATGAAGTCGCGGGAAAAAGTGCTCGTCGCGCCCGGATTGAACACGATGAACTCCGCAGTACCACCCTCCTCGATGGGCACAGGCGCGTGTCCCAGCAGGCGGCGTGGCTCCGCAGAGTAGCGCTTCACCACGAGGTCCCAGCCGAACTTCCCGTCCTTGATGAAGTAGTGATACAACGAAGGCAGTGCCGTCTCCAGACCCGTGATTCCGAAGGGCGCACTGCCAAAGTCGCTATTCTTCTCGAACTCGGTGTGCGGTGCGTGGTCCGTGGCGATGACATCAAACACCCCATCGATAAGCCCCTGCAGCAGCGCCGCATTGTCCTCCTTCGTACGGAGTGGCGGG
Coding sequences within it:
- a CDS encoding malate dehydrogenase produces the protein MKSPITVAVTGAAGQIGYSLLFRIASGSMFGPDQPVALRLIEIEPGMAALGGVVMEIDDCAFPLVHSITPTSDINEGFKGVNWALLVGSVPRKAGMERKDLLNINGKIFTGQGQAIAKNAASDVRVLVVGNPCNTNCLIAMNNAKDVPADRWFAMTRLDENRAKSQLAAKAGVHVSEVSNVAIWGNHSATQYPDFYNAKIGGKAATDVIKDEAWLQGEFISTVQQRGAAIIKARGSSSAASAANAVVDTVRSLTTPTPAGDWTSVAVCSDGSYGVEKDIITSFPIRSNGSKWEIVQGVPVNEFSQGKINATIQELKEERDAVKELGLI
- a CDS encoding GxxExxY protein, which translates into the protein MMTVRELCDVVRSTAFAIHVYHGSGHLEKVYENGLAHRLRKLGLDVQQQQPIPVLDQDGTVLGDYYADLVVEGVVLVELKAVKTLLQVHVAQVLGYLKSTRMEHGLLMNFGAPKFQIRKYAYSQHASEMTPDY
- the pyrF gene encoding orotidine-5'-phosphate decarboxylase; the encoded protein is MTYLEKLQARITKSNSNLCVGLDVRADKADDTTRKFLLDVIEQTAPFAAAFKPNAAYFEAMGWEGMKLLEEIIEAIPSDIPVVLDVKRGDIGETQRYYAKACFDVLKADAVTLNPFMGRDTLEPFLAYQEKGFYLLAVTSNVGAKDIELLKDEHGRHIFQHVTEMAGLSTQGGLVVGLTNAVHILPLIPDVPLLIPGLGAQGGDVAALKGSERKAPLLINVSRGVLYDKPELSFAEKAEAWARVIRGE
- a CDS encoding neutral/alkaline non-lysosomal ceramidase N-terminal domain-containing protein translates to MIVRRTFLPLLAAASVSWAAFSSEAQAGEFRVGAAQVDITPKEGAPLAGYYQFRAAKGALDPIYSRAVVVEQDGELAAFVVLDLISTTRAMVDSSRKLIAEQHGIPSERVMISATHTHTGPQLIRGSMMDDLTKVNTPPGQEYNGGLPALVSQSVGEAKTKLAAAKASATVGKAEGISFNRRAIGKDGSLIWQPGKLDPRVLKPAGPIDPDLGLLVFEAKESRPAPLAAYVNFAMHPTSIGGGTRISADYPGALCRILSERRGKEMITIFANGCCGNINHNNYMTDTPRQSGVAEANRLGSVLADVAEKSWPDLKALTLRAPRSKSVRVVLPRRSFTEEQIAKARDVVARMATEKLGTVPMAEAFCTLDTVNLKDKPLEAEVQVITFSDELAIVSLPGEIFVELGLAIKAASPYKHTFIAELANGSIGYIPNREAYPQGNYEVVSARCEVGSGEKLVETALSLLKELHGGGS